One genomic window of Pelodiscus sinensis isolate JC-2024 chromosome 14, ASM4963464v1, whole genome shotgun sequence includes the following:
- the CTXN2 gene encoding cortexin-2 yields the protein MMSSSYCSNASASMSVNEVSAFSLTLEQKTGFAFVGILCVFLGLLIIRCFKILLDPYSSMPSSTWEDEVEGLDKGTFEYALA from the coding sequence ATGATGAGCAGTAGCTATTGCAGCAACGCTTCAGCCAGCATGAGTGTCAACGAAGTGTCTGCCTTCTCACTGACTTTAGAGCAAAAAACTGGCTTTGCCTTTGTAGGGATTCTGTGTGTTTTCTTGGGATTACTTATTATTAGATGCTTCAAAATCTTACTGGACCCCTATAGTAGCATGCCTTCTTCCACTTGGGAAGATGAAGTCGAGGGGCTGGATAAAGGAACGTTTGAATATGCTCTTGCATGA